TTATAGACGGATATTTGACCATAGATTTATCTGCAAAAATCAAAGGCATACAGGAACAAGAATCCCGAAGGGAATACTTAACCCTTGATGAACTTAACAAGTTAGCTAATACTCCTTGTGAACGTGATGTACTTAAACGAGCTGCACTATTCTCAGCTCTAACAGGATTAAGACATTGCGACATTCAAAAACTAAAATGGAATGAAATAGCTATAGAAGGAAACCAAGCCAAACTTCTCTTTACTCAGAAAAAGACAAAAGGGGTAGAGTATATGCCTATCTCGGAACAGGCGTTTAAGCTTTGCGGAGAGCCAAGACAACCAGAACAACTTGTTTTTGAAGGGTTACCAAATCCTTCTTGGATTTCTCGTCCATTAAGGGCATGGATTGAAAAAGCTGGTATTCAGAAACACCTCAGCTTTCATTGCTTTAGGCACACATTTGCTACCCTTCAACTTGCAAACGGAACAGACATTTATACTGTAAGCAAGATGCTTGGGCATACAAATGTCAAAACAACTCAAGTATATGCGAAGGTTGTCGATGAAAAGAAAAATAAAGCAGCCAATGCTATTCAAATAGATATTGAAAATGATAAAACTTAATTCGACAACATAATATGAATACCAAATATTTTGAACATATTGTAGTATATCTGTCCGTTCTTGTTGTTTGTGTCATCATTGCGTTGTTTGCAAGAGTGGTTGCCTTACGTTTAGGGGTTGATGAATTTACCGCACAAATAGTTTTTTGGAGTGTTGTTGCCATAGGTATCATCGTTTATTCTATATTGTCTATTTTGGTAGAGGGACTATTTACAGCATTAGTCAAGTTTTTCTTTCCAAAGAAACAAGAAGATAAAACAAATGATAATGCATCCGACATTGAGGCTGGACAAGTAGTAGACAGTGTTGGTCGTCCATCTTCCGCACAACAGCAACAATCAATGGACTTTGACTTGATTCGACAACGGCAACAAATGTTAATGGACCAGAAAGTACAAGATAAACGTGCTATAGCTATTAAATATACTCAACAGCAATTCGCACCTTATGTTTCTGACAAAGATTTGCTCAGACTTTGTGAATATATAGAGTTGTACTCCGCTAGGCTACCTTTATCACACGTTGAACCAATTAATATAAAAGGTTTAGTTGCCTTAGACCTGTTTCATTTTGGTTGGAATATATGGAACCATTTTAGAGTTGGCAAACAAGATGAAATTTCGCAATTCCTTAAGCAGGTTTTTGCCATTACATTCAAAGATGTGGAAGTTGGAAGCATAAAAAGCCATCTCCGTGATGATGAGAAGAAAGGCACTATACCTATTGCACAAAGCCTTTCAGACCACCAAATAACAGAATAACACACAAACCTATTGTGTTTTTATAGTGTTTCTTCAGTGTCTTAGGACACAGAGGAAACACTTTTTTCATTTGCACCGTAAAAATCAATAACAAGTATTATGGTACAAAATGAAATCACTTTTGAGAACTTGCCAAAGGCAGTTGCTCACTTAGTCAGCGAAATTGCTGAAATCAAGAATTTAGTATGTAAAGGACAAACACCTGTTGTCTCTCCCAAACGTATTCCTATTGGAATAGATGAAGCGTGTAAACTAATAGGAAAAGCCAAGCCTACAGTTTACACCTTAGTACGAAAACGCTTACTACCTTGTTATAAGAATGGTAAGCATCTCTATTTTTTTGAAGATGAGTTATTGGCATGGATTGAAGGAGGTAAGAAAAAGACTGTTGCCGAAATCAACGAGGAGGCAAAAACTTTTATCTCTGAGAAACATTCTGATTCTTCCCTCTTATAAATATATTGTATTATGGAAAAGGAAAGAGCTGAAGGGCGAGCCAAGCAATCTAAGAATGAACGCATAGAGCAATTCTTGAAAGAGCATTATGCTTTTCGTTTTAATACAGTTAAAAGTAGAACAGAGTTTCGAGAACAAGATTCTAATACTTCATTCCGTCCTCTTACTAAGTATGATATTAATTCTATGCGTCGGCTGGTA
The nucleotide sequence above comes from Segatella oris. Encoded proteins:
- a CDS encoding helix-turn-helix domain-containing protein, which codes for MVQNEITFENLPKAVAHLVSEIAEIKNLVCKGQTPVVSPKRIPIGIDEACKLIGKAKPTVYTLVRKRLLPCYKNGKHLYFFEDELLAWIEGGKKKTVAEINEEAKTFISEKHSDSSLL